A genome region from Candidatus Nitrospira nitrificans includes the following:
- a CDS encoding DNA adenine methylase: MSRSSVTEPAPSRLIHYTPLRYPGGKAKFASFAKSIIETNELSDGVYVEPYAGGAAIALELLFHEYVSEVYINDISRPVYAFWKSTLDHTENLLRLIQDTPLTVRAWDRQKRVLTHPSEHDDLSLGFAMFFLNRTNRSGILNGGIIGGRDQTGPWKIDARYNKRELSFRIESIAKLRRRIHMSKMDALAFLGSNRSKWPASTLIYLDPPYYRKGKDLYLDYYSHKDHEQVASIISKKIRRQKWMVSYDDAKPIRRMYSNYRYLAYRVGYSARETRTGQEVMFFCDDLHIPPPSGAMKPVKGSTRIDSLFAKAQHKPLCNG; the protein is encoded by the coding sequence ATGAGTCGCTCCTCAGTTACAGAGCCTGCTCCTAGTCGGCTTATCCATTACACACCACTCCGCTATCCTGGTGGGAAAGCAAAGTTCGCTAGTTTTGCCAAGAGCATAATAGAGACGAATGAATTATCTGATGGGGTTTATGTCGAGCCCTATGCGGGTGGGGCAGCAATTGCGCTGGAGCTACTCTTTCATGAATACGTTTCAGAAGTATACATCAACGATATTAGCCGTCCCGTTTATGCATTTTGGAAAAGCACGCTCGACCATACCGAAAATCTACTTCGGTTAATCCAGGATACTCCCCTCACTGTCCGAGCTTGGGATAGGCAGAAGCGAGTTCTAACCCACCCATCCGAACATGACGACCTTTCTCTTGGATTCGCAATGTTCTTCCTTAATCGCACAAATCGTTCGGGCATCTTGAATGGAGGAATCATTGGAGGGCGGGACCAGACCGGACCCTGGAAGATTGACGCTCGCTATAATAAGCGAGAACTGAGTTTCCGAATTGAATCGATCGCTAAACTTCGGAGGAGAATTCATATGTCAAAAATGGACGCGCTAGCTTTTCTAGGCTCGAACAGAAGTAAATGGCCCGCTAGCACCTTGATATATCTTGATCCGCCATACTACCGGAAAGGTAAGGACCTCTACCTCGACTACTACTCACACAAAGACCACGAACAAGTAGCGAGCATTATTTCCAAGAAAATCCGTCGACAAAAGTGGATGGTATCATATGACGATGCAAAGCCAATACGCCGAATGTATTCCAATTATCGTTATCTCGCGTACAGGGTTGGCTATAGCGCAAGGGAAACGCGAACTGGACAAGAAGTGATGTTCTTTTGTGATGATCTCCACATTCCGCCGCCAAGTGGGGCGATGAAGCCAGTCAAGGGTAGTACTCGTATTGATTCCCTCTTCGCCAAAGCACAACACAAACCACTATGCAATGGCTGA
- a CDS encoding glutathione S-transferase family protein yields the protein MLTLIQFPWSPFCITIRHILTCQRIPFRLHNIAYHDRAPIIKATKGQGHTVSCLIDGKRGICDVTDFGQEVAHYVDRRHRLNLFPKNLGGLQLILSRYIENDLESVGFKVNDTYVVPTRPLIERTMLIRHKERKFGRGCIQEWTTHRQYLCAQFAELLKPIDDMLAASPFLLTGHPLFVDYNLYGVLGNYLFNGKTKLPNLKHLRRWHQAMATKN from the coding sequence ATGCTCACCCTGATCCAATTTCCTTGGTCCCCCTTCTGCATCACAATCAGACACATCCTGACATGCCAACGTATTCCGTTTCGCCTCCACAACATCGCCTATCATGATCGGGCTCCGATCATCAAAGCGACGAAGGGCCAGGGACACACCGTGTCCTGCCTGATCGACGGGAAACGCGGGATCTGCGACGTCACGGATTTCGGACAGGAGGTGGCGCATTATGTGGATCGGCGTCATCGGCTTAACCTTTTTCCCAAGAACCTCGGTGGGCTTCAGCTGATTCTTTCACGCTATATCGAGAACGATTTGGAGTCGGTGGGATTTAAGGTGAACGATACGTATGTGGTTCCCACCCGCCCGCTCATTGAACGGACGATGCTCATTCGCCACAAGGAACGGAAATTCGGAAGAGGGTGCATTCAGGAATGGACCACCCATCGACAGTATCTGTGCGCACAGTTTGCGGAACTCTTGAAACCGATCGACGACATGCTGGCAGCTTCGCCGTTTCTGCTGACCGGTCACCCGTTGTTCGTGGATTACAATCTGTATGGCGTACTCGGCAATTACCTATTCAACGGCAAGACGAAATTACCCAATCTG